The following coding sequences lie in one Streptococcus suis genomic window:
- a CDS encoding 23S rRNA (adenine(2058)-N(6))-methyltransferase Erm(B), with protein sequence MNKNIKYSQNFLTSEKVLNQIIKQLNLKETDTVYEIGTGKGHLTTKLAKISKQVTSIELDSHLFNLSSEKLKLNTRVTLIHQDILQFQFPNKQRYKIVGNIPYHLSTQIIKKVVFESHASDIYLIVEEGFYKRTLDIHRTLGLLLHTQVSIQQLLKLPAECFHPKPKVNSVLIKLTRHTTDVPDKYWKLYTYFVSKWVNREYRQLFTKNQFHQAMKHAKVNNLSTVTYEQVLSIFNSYLLFNGRK encoded by the coding sequence ATGAACAAAAATATAAAATATTCTCAAAACTTTTTAACGAGTGAAAAAGTACTCAACCAAATAATAAAACAATTGAATTTAAAAGAAACCGATACCGTTTACGAAATTGGAACAGGTAAAGGGCATTTAACGACGAAACTGGCTAAAATAAGTAAACAGGTAACGTCTATTGAATTAGACAGTCATCTATTCAACTTATCGTCAGAAAAATTAAAACTGAATACTCGTGTCACTTTAATTCACCAAGATATTCTACAGTTTCAATTCCCTAACAAACAGAGGTATAAAATTGTTGGGAATATTCCTTACCATTTAAGCACACAAATTATTAAAAAAGTGGTTTTTGAAAGCCATGCGTCTGACATCTATCTGATTGTTGAAGAAGGATTCTACAAGCGTACCTTGGATATTCACCGAACACTAGGGTTGCTCTTGCACACTCAAGTCTCGATTCAGCAATTGCTTAAGCTGCCAGCGGAATGCTTTCATCCTAAACCAAAAGTAAACAGTGTCTTAATAAAACTTACCCGCCATACCACAGATGTTCCAGATAAATATTGGAAGCTATATACGTACTTTGTTTCAAAATGGGTCAATCGAGAATATCGTCAACTGTTTACTAAAAATCAGTTTCATCAAGCAATGAAACACGCCAAAGTAAACAATTTAAGTACCGTTACTTATGAGCAAGTATTGTCTATTTTTAATAGTTATCTATTATTTAACGGGAGGAAATAA
- a CDS encoding DNA primase, which yields MTRIKAVKQKAILDVAESLGCSFRRLSGHIYEHPDHDSFRIFADTNTFKWFSRDIQGDVIDFVQLVTGVSFKEAVSYLETGDFEQVKLIEETYQPFQYYLHEEPFQQARTYLQVVRGLSDQTINTFGRQGLLAQATYQAESVLVFKSYDHNGVLQAASLQGLVKNEEKHDRGYLKKIMKGSKGHVGISFDIGNPKRLIFYESVIDMMSYYQLHQKQLSDVRLVSMEGLKLSVIAYQTLRLAAEEQGKLAFLDTVKPSRLSHYLQAIQETTTFFQTHSNVLTLAVDNDEAGREFCQKLSDKGLPITKDLPPLQGLETKSDWNDIVKQQKEISLSNLIQSAQIQAIKNHPPPKRERAMEL from the coding sequence ATGACACGAATTAAAGCAGTAAAACAAAAGGCCATTTTAGATGTTGCTGAGAGTCTGGGCTGTTCCTTCAGACGTTTATCAGGACACATTTATGAACACCCAGACCATGATTCCTTTCGGATTTTTGCCGATACCAATACTTTCAAATGGTTTTCAAGAGATATACAAGGAGATGTAATTGACTTTGTTCAATTAGTGACAGGTGTTTCTTTCAAAGAGGCTGTATCCTATCTTGAAACTGGGGATTTTGAACAAGTTAAGTTGATAGAAGAAACTTATCAACCATTTCAATACTATTTGCATGAAGAACCCTTTCAGCAAGCACGTACTTACTTGCAAGTCGTCCGTGGCCTAAGTGATCAGACTATTAATACCTTTGGTAGACAAGGATTGCTTGCTCAAGCTACTTATCAAGCGGAGTCAGTTTTAGTGTTTAAAAGCTATGACCATAATGGTGTCTTACAGGCCGCAAGCCTTCAAGGTCTCGTCAAAAATGAAGAAAAACACGATCGAGGTTATCTCAAAAAAATCATGAAAGGCTCAAAAGGCCATGTTGGTATTAGTTTCGATATTGGGAATCCCAAGCGACTCATTTTTTATGAATCAGTTATAGATATGATGAGTTATTATCAACTTCACCAAAAGCAGCTATCAGATGTTCGCCTGGTGTCAATGGAAGGCTTAAAACTTTCAGTGATTGCTTATCAGACTTTACGTCTAGCAGCCGAGGAACAAGGGAAATTGGCATTTCTAGATACAGTAAAACCAAGCAGACTTAGCCATTATCTTCAGGCAATACAAGAGACGACAACCTTTTTTCAAACTCATTCAAACGTGCTAACATTGGCTGTTGATAACGATGAGGCAGGAAGAGAATTTTGTCAGAAACTGTCAGATAAAGGACTTCCAATCACCAAAGATTTACCACCATTGCAGGGACTGGAAACAAAGTCAGATTGGAATGATATTGTGAAGCAACAGAAGGAAATATCCTTAAGCAATCTTATTCAGTCAGCCCAGATACAAGCCATTAAGAATCATCCTCCACCAAAACGAGAGCGTGCTATGGAATTGTGA
- a CDS encoding chemotaxis protein — translation MSKTWNFDQPLDDVKSTSSHEERAKIAALFHKQDEKPIEEVDYVAAFEQQQKESESKDVQTLASTVKQSQPKKVNITSDYKQHLADTIAQNNKDISACQKQIEELHQLIDEKKIQNKKLQAISVAIDDL, via the coding sequence ATGAGTAAAACATGGAATTTTGATCAGCCACTAGACGATGTGAAATCAACATCGTCCCATGAAGAACGAGCTAAAATCGCAGCACTCTTCCATAAACAGGATGAAAAACCAATTGAAGAAGTAGACTATGTGGCTGCTTTTGAACAGCAACAAAAGGAGTCAGAATCTAAAGATGTACAAACGCTCGCATCAACCGTTAAACAAAGTCAGCCGAAGAAAGTAAATATCACAAGTGACTATAAACAACACTTGGCTGATACCATTGCACAAAACAACAAGGATATTTCCGCCTGTCAGAAACAAATTGAAGAACTTCATCAATTGATTGATGAAAAGAAAATCCAAAATAAAAAGTTGCAGGCTATTTCAGTAGCCATTGATGATTTATAA
- a CDS encoding DNA-binding protein — protein sequence MPNNVFELINFKDYFPLDLDITDKTRLVYRPVLAPTQLKCSLEPALTEEQLYVHMKENSNWSFKYNGNDDFYKQDCIDFLRDIDFQSFSQYGKLVDRKYIEAKRVYLFDSYFRNFLQEILERIEVFLKKSTADALTIGYNKTSYIFEDDTLYYSEQSKYRKENPKRLDIVLKTKYHLSRLILEKQDDATIKNQINQYGVVLPWTVFRLMTFGNIASFLVALQPEYRNKVAAYISLPLDKDDNIPAKILLSWCNALRYLRNICSHNGRLYGRLHHTLPAFHHSDRELLVTDSENDSKTLFIYFIAMRHLILSMSIETKNFWNKKLQKLLEESNQEQVDLRHYGFPKNWMDLLAIKI from the coding sequence ATGCCTAATAATGTATTTGAATTAATAAATTTTAAGGACTATTTTCCGTTAGATTTAGATATTACTGATAAAACTAGGTTGGTTTATAGACCAGTATTAGCACCAACTCAATTAAAATGTTCTCTTGAGCCGGCTTTAACTGAAGAACAGTTATATGTCCATATGAAAGAAAACTCTAACTGGTCTTTCAAATACAATGGGAATGATGATTTTTATAAACAGGATTGTATTGACTTTTTAAGAGATATAGACTTCCAATCATTCTCTCAATATGGGAAGTTGGTGGACAGAAAATACATAGAAGCAAAAAGAGTTTACTTATTTGATAGCTACTTTAGAAATTTTCTTCAAGAGATATTGGAGCGTATCGAAGTTTTTTTGAAGAAGAGTACAGCTGATGCTCTGACGATTGGATACAATAAAACTTCTTATATTTTTGAAGATGATACTCTCTATTATTCAGAACAATCTAAATACCGAAAAGAAAATCCTAAGAGGCTGGATATTGTTTTGAAAACAAAATATCATTTGTCACGATTGATTTTGGAAAAACAAGATGATGCCACAATCAAGAATCAGATTAACCAATATGGGGTCGTGTTACCTTGGACCGTTTTTCGTTTAATGACATTTGGAAATATAGCGTCCTTCCTCGTTGCCCTACAACCAGAATATCGAAATAAGGTTGCTGCCTATATTAGTCTTCCCTTGGACAAGGATGATAACATTCCAGCTAAAATCTTATTGTCTTGGTGTAACGCTCTTCGTTATCTTAGGAATATTTGCTCACACAATGGCAGATTATATGGTCGCTTACACCATACACTGCCAGCTTTTCATCATTCTGACAGAGAGTTGCTAGTGACAGACTCAGAGAATGATAGCAAGACACTATTTATCTATTTTATAGCAATGAGACATCTCATCTTGTCAATGTCCATAGAAACTAAGAATTTTTGGAATAAAAAATTACAAAAGCTTCTGGAAGAAAGTAATCAAGAACAAGTGGATTTGAGACACTATGGTTTTCCAAAAAATTGGATGGATTTATTGGCAATAAAGATATGA
- a CDS encoding plasmid mobilization relaxosome protein MobC, translating into MENRYRTNLKKVFLTDQELETLNNRIGQSGCKNFSAYARKVLLNPNMTFLTIDTSNYDDLVFELRRIGNNLNQIARTVNQTHILTPSDRGFLVQGIGQLIKEVEKDFNIKCQQLKEFYGRH; encoded by the coding sequence ATGGAAAATCGTTACCGTACCAACCTCAAAAAAGTCTTTCTGACAGACCAGGAGTTGGAAACCCTGAACAACCGTATCGGTCAGAGTGGCTGTAAAAATTTCTCTGCTTATGCTAGAAAAGTTCTGCTCAATCCCAACATGACCTTTCTGACCATTGACACCAGTAACTATGACGACTTGGTATTTGAGTTGAGACGAATCGGAAACAACCTCAATCAAATCGCACGGACCGTCAACCAGACTCACATCTTAACACCAAGCGACCGTGGATTTTTGGTGCAAGGCATTGGCCAACTCATAAAGGAAGTGGAGAAGGACTTTAACATAAAGTGTCAGCAGCTGAAGGAGTTTTATGGTCGTCACTAA
- a CDS encoding relaxase, which produces MVVTKHFAVHSTKYRKSLIKYILNPEKTKKLKLVSDFGMSNYLDFPSYEELVEMYQANLTNNDRLYDSRNDRQQLKQTKIHAHHLIQSFSPEDKLTPEEINRIGYETIKELTGGNFRFIVTTHTDKNHIHNHILINSVDLNSDKKLRWDYAQERNLRMISDRLAKESGAKIIPPNRYSHEKFETYRKTNHKFELKQRLYFLMENSKNFEDFVVKASALNVEMDFSRKYARFFMTDRDMKQVIRGHQLYKRQPYTEDYFREHFATRAIEQRLDFLLPRVRNLSHLLEIAEQLNLKISPKKKHVTFTLKEDDRTISIENKKVSTKHLYDVQFFEDYFDKRDITPEHDLANLVSDFEAYQEERDKDKLPIEELLAAYKDFKEKRDQVQEFEVALAEHQIDKLVKDGLFVRINYGIKKDGLVFIPNRKLDIHESDQDKTYHVFIRETAQFFIYNKENSDLNRYMRGRELIRQLTHDSKHIPKRRRPTMASLKEKIAELNLLIELDINNKSYQEVKDELIKDIAQLDLTITELQDKVAHLNKVAEVLLNLNNSDPENRRLARYDYAKMNLTAAVKIEGVEKEIETSQNELSKSIDEYEYLVRRLEKFVKILNCVKSIDANIEYYSRKIMKT; this is translated from the coding sequence ATGGTCGTCACTAAACACTTTGCGGTGCATAGCACCAAGTATCGTAAGAGCCTCATCAAGTATATTCTCAATCCAGAAAAGACGAAGAAGCTGAAACTGGTCTCTGATTTTGGCATGAGCAATTACTTGGACTTTCCCAGCTATGAGGAATTGGTGGAGATGTATCAGGCAAACTTGACCAACAATGATCGGCTCTATGATTCCAGAAACGACCGCCAGCAACTCAAGCAGACCAAAATCCATGCACACCACTTGATTCAATCATTTTCTCCTGAAGACAAGCTGACACCAGAGGAAATCAATCGCATTGGTTACGAGACTATCAAGGAGTTGACAGGGGGCAACTTTCGTTTCATCGTCACGACTCACACAGACAAGAATCATATCCATAATCATATCCTGATAAACTCTGTTGACCTAAACTCTGACAAGAAGCTCAGATGGGACTATGCCCAGGAGAGAAATCTTCGCATGATTTCTGACCGCTTGGCGAAGGAGTCAGGGGCAAAGATTATTCCGCCCAATCGCTATTCGCATGAGAAGTTTGAAACTTATCGCAAGACCAATCACAAGTTTGAACTCAAGCAGCGTCTCTATTTTCTCATGGAGAACAGCAAGAACTTTGAGGACTTTGTGGTCAAGGCTTCCGCTCTCAACGTGGAGATGGATTTCTCTCGCAAGTACGCCAGATTTTTCATGACCGACCGAGACATGAAGCAGGTCATTCGCGGCCATCAGCTGTATAAGCGCCAGCCCTACACCGAGGATTATTTCAGAGAGCATTTTGCGACACGAGCTATTGAGCAGCGACTGGATTTTCTCTTGCCCAGAGTACGAAACCTCTCTCATCTTTTGGAAATAGCAGAGCAGTTAAACCTGAAAATCTCCCCGAAGAAAAAGCATGTTACCTTTACCTTGAAAGAGGACGACCGAACAATTTCCATTGAGAACAAAAAGGTCAGCACAAAACACCTCTACGATGTCCAGTTTTTTGAGGACTATTTTGATAAAAGAGACATCACACCAGAACATGACTTGGCTAACCTGGTCTCAGACTTTGAAGCCTACCAAGAAGAGCGGGACAAGGACAAGCTCCCAATTGAGGAACTCTTGGCGGCCTATAAGGATTTCAAAGAAAAACGAGACCAGGTCCAGGAGTTTGAAGTTGCATTAGCGGAGCACCAGATTGACAAGTTAGTTAAAGACGGTCTCTTTGTCAGAATCAATTATGGTATCAAAAAAGACGGCTTGGTCTTTATACCAAACCGCAAATTGGATATTCATGAGAGTGATCAGGACAAGACCTACCATGTCTTTATCCGAGAGACCGCCCAGTTTTTCATTTACAATAAAGAGAACTCTGACCTCAACCGCTACATGCGAGGACGGGAGTTAATCCGCCAACTCACTCACGACAGCAAGCATATCCCTAAACGCAGACGCCCGACTATGGCCAGTCTCAAAGAGAAAATAGCAGAGCTTAATCTTCTTATTGAATTAGACATCAACAACAAATCTTACCAGGAAGTCAAAGATGAGTTAATCAAGGACATCGCCCAGCTGGATTTGACCATTACGGAGTTGCAGGATAAGGTCGCTCATCTCAACAAAGTAGCAGAAGTCCTGCTCAATCTTAATAACTCTGACCCAGAAAACAGACGGCTAGCCAGGTATGATTATGCCAAGATGAATCTGACTGCGGCTGTAAAAATAGAAGGGGTTGAGAAAGAAATTGAAACTTCTCAAAATGAACTCAGTAAATCCATAGATGAGTATGAATATCTAGTGAGAAGGTTGGAAAAGTTTGTTAAAATCTTAAATTGTGTAAAGTCAATCGATGCTAATATAGAGTATTACTCTAGAAAAATTATGAAAACATAG
- a CDS encoding peptidase S8, translating to MKKRNLVLNIFLSSIILSFNNLPMQVKANENADVRYNILLKNPESVDDIEMNFEKQGIKVTDKIPEINFLTVSTNKSIDEIRELNDSYIEEIVANNTLTVKPNITYLYGENVYTNNSFDFWSNQWDMQKSISTGTKFRHKSTGKATIGVIDSGITYDNPQIYSNIISVKNFTADLDTGVVDEQNIIDKTGHATSVVGQISSNGEYKGIAPGMKIRMYRVFDEGNAQDQWILKAIIQAAKDDVDVINLSLGEYLLENSTDEDDNTALVNIYQRAINYAYNQGSVVVASVGDEGIDLDNQAELKDYLGSLNGKDYNQVDGFVRDIPAELDNIVTVGSVDDDDYISSFSNRGSSVDIYATGGGTKALAEVGYENWVSKKLYEKDWVIVPTLEGKFTYAYGTSIATPKVSAALGLIIEKYNLKDQPDEAIKILYDNSWLSKDDNNQEIRSLNITNFVQ from the coding sequence ATGAAAAAAAGAAATTTAGTATTAAACATTTTTTTGTCGTCAATTATTCTTTCATTTAATAATTTACCAATGCAAGTGAAAGCTAATGAAAATGCAGACGTTAGGTATAATATTCTACTAAAAAATCCTGAGTCGGTTGATGATATTGAAATGAATTTTGAAAAACAAGGAATCAAGGTTACAGATAAAATTCCTGAAATAAACTTTTTAACTGTATCTACTAATAAAAGTATTGATGAAATTAGAGAACTAAACGATTCGTATATTGAAGAAATTGTGGCTAATAATACGTTAACTGTAAAACCTAATATAACCTATTTATATGGTGAAAATGTTTATACAAATAATAGCTTTGATTTCTGGTCAAATCAGTGGGATATGCAAAAAAGTATCAGTACGGGGACCAAATTTAGACATAAATCAACTGGCAAGGCAACAATTGGAGTCATAGACTCAGGTATTACATATGATAATCCACAAATTTATTCAAATATTATTTCAGTAAAAAACTTTACAGCAGATTTAGATACGGGTGTAGTTGATGAGCAAAATATCATCGATAAAACAGGACATGCAACGTCAGTTGTTGGACAAATTTCATCAAATGGTGAATATAAAGGCATTGCTCCAGGAATGAAAATAAGGATGTATCGTGTATTTGATGAGGGAAACGCTCAAGATCAATGGATATTAAAAGCAATTATTCAAGCAGCAAAAGATGATGTTGATGTCATTAATTTAAGTTTAGGAGAGTATCTGTTAGAAAACTCAACTGATGAAGATGACAATACTGCCTTAGTTAACATTTATCAAAGAGCAATCAATTATGCTTATAATCAAGGTTCGGTTGTTGTTGCCTCTGTTGGAGATGAGGGGATTGATTTAGATAATCAAGCTGAATTGAAAGATTATCTAGGAAGTCTAAATGGCAAAGACTATAATCAGGTAGACGGTTTTGTGAGAGATATCCCAGCGGAATTAGATAACATTGTTACAGTTGGTTCCGTAGATGATGATGATTATATTTCCAGTTTTTCAAATAGGGGTAGCAGTGTAGATATTTATGCTACTGGAGGTGGAACTAAGGCATTAGCAGAAGTTGGTTATGAAAACTGGGTTAGTAAAAAGTTATATGAGAAAGATTGGGTAATTGTTCCTACATTAGAAGGGAAATTCACTTATGCTTATGGGACCTCTATTGCTACTCCTAAAGTATCTGCGGCATTAGGACTGATTATTGAAAAGTATAACTTAAAAGATCAACCAGATGAAGCAATTAAAATTCTATATGATAATAGCTGGTTAAGTAAAGATGACAATAATCAAGAAATTAGATCGCTGAATATTACGAATTTTGTGCAATAA
- a CDS encoding DNA-binding response regulator has protein sequence MYKILAVDDDFEILKLMRTILEMRNYEVTTYQEVKVPLSINDFKGFDLILLDVMMPNIDGLQICKKIRDEVDTPIVFVSARDSENDIVSGLNLGGDDYITKPFSVHQLVAKVAAHLKREERHKTSKEKESVVRELLPITFYLQEKQVCINGDIIPLTRREYDILELLSRKTNKVYTREDIYEQVYDDEADALFRSISEYIYQIRGKFSPYGINPIRTIRGMGYKWYD, from the coding sequence ATGTATAAGATATTAGCTGTAGATGATGATTTTGAAATTTTGAAACTGATGAGAACTATTTTAGAGATGAGAAATTATGAGGTAACAACCTACCAAGAGGTTAAAGTTCCTCTTTCTATTAATGATTTTAAAGGTTTTGATTTAATACTTCTTGATGTCATGATGCCTAATATTGACGGACTACAGATTTGTAAAAAAATTCGTGATGAAGTAGATACACCAATTGTCTTCGTAAGCGCTAGAGATAGTGAAAATGATATTGTATCAGGTTTAAATTTAGGCGGAGATGATTATATTACTAAACCGTTTAGTGTCCATCAATTAGTAGCAAAGGTCGCTGCTCATCTAAAGAGAGAGGAGAGGCACAAGACTTCTAAAGAGAAAGAAAGCGTTGTTAGAGAATTGCTCCCCATCACTTTCTATCTTCAGGAAAAACAAGTTTGTATTAATGGAGACATTATACCTCTTACTCGAAGAGAGTATGATATTTTAGAATTGTTATCACGTAAAACCAATAAAGTTTACACAAGGGAAGATATTTATGAGCAAGTATATGATGACGAGGCTGATGCATTGTTTAGGTCTATTTCTGAATATATATATCAAATAAGAGGGAAATTTTCGCCATATGGAATTAATCCGATTCGTACAATAAGAGGCATGGGATACAAGTGGTATGACTAA